Proteins co-encoded in one Dehalogenimonas sp. WBC-2 genomic window:
- the lexA gene encoding SOS-response repressor and protease LexA, producing the protein MARTARKTLSDRQLSMLEFIRGYFKEYGFPPSIRDIVAGSNISSTSVADYNLKHLERAGYIRRHRDISRGIELLDDAEGRARPMVPMLGQIAAGRPIPVPDVDSWDPAMSADNVEVPEFITGHRKNVFALKVRGNSMVDALVNDGDTVIFEAAQDVENGEMAAVWLKNDKETTLKRVFKENSKVRLQPANVLMAPIWVDAKHVMIQGRVIGVIRKVA; encoded by the coding sequence ATGGCTAGAACAGCACGAAAAACCCTTTCAGATCGTCAGCTTAGCATGCTGGAGTTCATCCGGGGCTATTTTAAGGAATACGGTTTTCCGCCCAGCATCCGTGACATCGTCGCCGGTTCCAATATAAGTTCCACCTCGGTGGCAGACTACAACCTGAAACATCTGGAGCGCGCCGGTTACATCCGCCGCCACCGTGATATCTCCCGCGGTATTGAGCTGTTAGACGACGCCGAAGGCCGCGCCCGGCCGATGGTGCCCATGCTCGGTCAGATCGCCGCCGGCAGACCTATTCCCGTGCCTGATGTGGATAGCTGGGATCCGGCCATGTCCGCCGATAACGTAGAAGTGCCCGAATTTATCACCGGACATCGCAAGAACGTTTTTGCCCTCAAGGTCAGAGGTAATTCCATGGTGGATGCCCTGGTCAACGATGGCGATACCGTTATTTTTGAGGCTGCCCAAGATGTTGAAAACGGTGAGATGGCTGCGGTGTGGCTGAAGAATGACAAAGAAACCACCCTCAAAAGGGTCTTTAAAGAGAACAGTAAAGTGCGTCTGCAACCGGCCAATGTCCTTATGGCGCCTATCTGGGTTGATGCCAAACATGTCATGATCCAGGGCAGGGTCATCGGCGTCATCAGGAAAGTGGCTTAA
- the plsY gene encoding acyl-phosphate:glycerol-3-phosphate O-acyltransferase PlsY, with protein MNLIALILGYLLGSIPTAYLIARYYTGKAEALEGGNIGTLNTIRRVGLGPGLAVAYLDIAKGAAAIFVAKFLLDADVPYVLGAGIMAVVGHNWMVWLRFKGGKGMATALGAIVAASLSYNFPVVPVIFIIIILLVWWIRRNLVLANAVGLLSLPAIVQLRTGSEMAMAAAAAVVAVIIIKYLPTAIVDYRQRGWAALGLDEIKPKNGTYHKVPGMTTRRKKD; from the coding sequence ATGAATCTTATAGCCCTAATTCTAGGATACCTGCTGGGGAGTATACCGACTGCTTACCTTATTGCCCGCTACTATACCGGCAAGGCGGAGGCGCTGGAGGGGGGCAATATCGGCACGCTCAATACCATCCGGCGGGTTGGGCTGGGGCCGGGGTTGGCGGTGGCTTACCTTGACATCGCCAAGGGCGCGGCGGCCATCTTTGTGGCAAAGTTTTTACTTGATGCCGATGTGCCCTATGTCCTGGGTGCGGGAATCATGGCGGTGGTGGGGCATAACTGGATGGTATGGCTGCGTTTCAAGGGCGGCAAGGGCATGGCGACGGCCTTGGGCGCTATTGTGGCGGCATCGTTAAGTTATAATTTCCCTGTGGTGCCGGTCATCTTTATTATTATCATCCTGTTGGTATGGTGGATACGGCGCAACCTGGTGCTGGCCAATGCGGTGGGGCTGTTATCTCTGCCAGCTATCGTCCAACTGCGTACCGGGTCTGAAATGGCAATGGCGGCGGCAGCAGCGGTGGTGGCGGTCATCATCATAAAGTATCTGCCGACGGCTATCGTTGATTACCGCCAACGCGGCTGGGCTGCACTCGGGCTGGATGAGATAAAACCGAAGAATGGAACGTACCATAAAGTTCCGGGCATGACTACCAGACGAAAAAAGGACTAG
- the btuF gene encoding vitamin B-12 ABC transporter BtuF (B12binding component), producing MGQSLRKSTWFKSLRIPLALVVAVVPLVSGMLAGCQDEDVTPPPPTTTVADYTVVYPLTVQDQTGKSFTFTKAPTKIVSLSPGNTEIAFALGLDNSIIGDTTYCDYPEAAKTKPKMGGFSTADNELIVAAQPDLILTSNIHIKSVVGQLEGLLPNTAVFTLNPLSIKDMMDAMLLVGRITDHLEQATTAVDALQARIDAVTAKTKNLTDSQKPKVLYVLYPKPLMSVGPDTPQNEIIGLAGGISISKDMPNGYPTVSIEVLVSANPGIIITSGMGSAGSAKDEMQNNPQLADVAAVKNHKVLEVDGNIVQRMGPRLVDGLEAMSKLIHPELFS from the coding sequence ATGGGTCAATCGCTACGGAAATCTACCTGGTTCAAGAGTCTTAGAATCCCACTGGCCCTGGTTGTCGCCGTTGTTCCGCTGGTAAGCGGTATGCTTGCCGGCTGCCAGGACGAGGATGTAACACCGCCACCGCCGACAACCACTGTTGCAGACTATACCGTGGTCTACCCGCTCACAGTACAAGATCAGACCGGCAAATCCTTTACCTTCACCAAAGCGCCAACGAAGATAGTCTCGCTATCGCCGGGCAATACTGAAATAGCTTTCGCCTTGGGACTAGATAATTCAATTATTGGCGATACTACCTACTGTGACTATCCTGAAGCGGCGAAAACCAAGCCCAAAATGGGCGGTTTCTCCACCGCCGATAATGAATTGATCGTCGCCGCCCAACCTGATCTTATTTTAACATCCAACATCCACATTAAATCGGTCGTGGGACAACTGGAAGGTCTGCTGCCAAACACCGCCGTCTTCACCTTGAATCCTCTGAGCATAAAAGACATGATGGATGCAATGCTGCTGGTGGGACGTATTACCGACCACCTGGAACAAGCCACTACGGCGGTGGATGCGCTACAAGCCAGGATAGACGCCGTCACCGCCAAGACCAAGAATCTAACCGACAGTCAGAAACCTAAGGTTCTATACGTTCTTTATCCCAAACCTTTGATGTCCGTTGGTCCCGATACCCCGCAGAATGAGATCATCGGCCTGGCCGGAGGTATCAGCATCTCCAAGGATATGCCTAACGGTTATCCCACCGTCTCTATTGAAGTCTTGGTGTCAGCCAACCCTGGTATCATCATAACCAGCGGCATGGGGAGCGCCGGATCAGCTAAGGATGAGATGCAAAACAATCCTCAACTTGCCGATGTTGCCGCTGTAAAAAACCATAAAGTTTTAGAGGTGGATGGCAACATCGTCCAGAGAATGGGACCGCGGCTAGTGGATGGTCTGGAAGCAATGTCCAAACTGATCCATCCGGAATTATTCAGCTAA
- a CDS encoding ribulose-5-phosphate 4-epimerase (and related epimerases and aldolases), with translation MSSDSSDIFAGEFKEVGKCLFAGSLVSSHSGNLSVRLDDGRMMITRRGSQLGALRDQDLIVTGISYDDDHTALASVELPVHRAILQKTGAGAVVHAHPPHAIALSMTETEIISEQAELYELGTVPVLGWNQDVRPGRLGDVIADGLKERNIVLVYGHGTFAVGKDLEEAYKYTAGLEEACQVIWLVKTLRKAK, from the coding sequence ATGTCTTCAGATTCATCAGATATATTTGCCGGTGAGTTCAAGGAAGTTGGCAAGTGCCTCTTCGCCGGCAGCCTGGTCTCGTCGCATAGCGGCAACCTTTCGGTTCGTCTGGATGATGGCCGCATGATGATCACCCGCCGCGGCAGCCAGCTTGGCGCCCTGCGGGATCAGGATCTCATCGTCACCGGCATTAGTTATGATGATGACCATACCGCTTTAGCCTCGGTAGAACTGCCGGTGCACCGTGCCATCCTGCAAAAGACCGGCGCTGGCGCCGTGGTTCACGCCCATCCCCCCCACGCCATCGCCCTGTCCATGACAGAGACCGAGATCATTTCGGAGCAGGCGGAGCTTTATGAACTGGGCACCGTGCCGGTACTTGGTTGGAATCAGGACGTGCGTCCCGGCCGCCTGGGTGATGTCATCGCCGATGGTTTGAAAGAACGCAATATCGTGCTGGTTTACGGCCACGGCACCTTCGCCGTTGGCAAAGACCTGGAAGAAGCTTACAAGTACACCGCCGGTCTGGAAGAAGCCTGCCAGGTGATCTGGCTGGTCAAGACGCTGCGTAAAGCCAAGTAA
- a CDS encoding histidyl-tRNA synthetase, producing the protein MDYQSPRGTQDILPEEQLYWRFVQDKAASVAERYGYQRIDTPTFEDSRLFIRTVGEETDIVSKEMYTFADRGGSQLTLRPEGTAPVCRAYLEHGMGSRPKPVKLYYLASIFRYDRPQAGRHREHHQFGFEVIGEADAAADAEVIDMAWRFYQELGLTTVPVQLNSIGCPECRPAYISALEAYYAERINTQCSDCRTRYHKNPLRLLDCKKPDCSAAAAGAPHAVDFLCPECKSHFEKLTALLSATDIPFEINNCLVRGLDYYRRTVFEIQPQEEGAQATIGGGGRYDGLIEQLGGEPTPAIGFATGIERIILNLKRQNITVEALPSPRFFVAWLGESAASTAFSLSAEIRREGIALVQSLGTRSLKAQLRQASSVGARYALIIGESEIESRTVVLRDMTTSEQRSLPLVNLAAALKDL; encoded by the coding sequence ATGGATTATCAATCGCCGAGAGGCACGCAGGATATCCTGCCTGAAGAGCAGCTTTACTGGCGTTTTGTCCAGGACAAAGCCGCGTCCGTGGCGGAACGCTACGGCTATCAGCGTATTGATACTCCTACCTTTGAAGATTCCCGCCTTTTTATCCGCACTGTCGGTGAAGAGACCGACATCGTCAGCAAGGAAATGTACACTTTTGCTGACCGCGGCGGTTCACAACTGACCTTGCGCCCTGAAGGCACCGCGCCGGTGTGCCGCGCCTATCTGGAACATGGCATGGGCTCCCGTCCCAAGCCGGTCAAACTTTATTATCTGGCCAGCATTTTCCGCTATGACCGGCCCCAGGCCGGACGCCACCGGGAGCATCACCAGTTTGGCTTTGAGGTCATAGGTGAGGCCGATGCCGCCGCCGATGCCGAGGTCATCGATATGGCCTGGCGGTTCTACCAGGAACTGGGTTTGACCACCGTACCGGTACAGCTCAATTCCATCGGCTGTCCCGAATGCCGCCCCGCCTACATCTCAGCTCTTGAGGCTTATTATGCTGAACGGATCAACACCCAGTGCTCTGATTGCCGGACTCGTTATCATAAAAATCCGCTGCGGTTGCTGGACTGTAAGAAGCCGGATTGCAGCGCCGCTGCGGCCGGAGCGCCTCATGCTGTTGATTTTCTCTGCCCCGAATGCAAGAGCCATTTTGAAAAGCTGACCGCTTTACTGTCGGCGACAGACATTCCTTTTGAGATTAACAATTGCCTGGTTCGCGGTCTGGACTATTATCGCCGCACCGTCTTTGAGATCCAGCCGCAGGAAGAGGGTGCCCAGGCTACTATCGGTGGCGGCGGGCGTTATGACGGACTTATTGAACAACTGGGCGGTGAACCTACGCCAGCTATAGGCTTCGCCACCGGTATTGAACGCATAATACTCAATCTCAAGCGGCAGAATATTACCGTGGAGGCGCTGCCTTCGCCGCGGTTCTTCGTGGCATGGCTGGGTGAGTCTGCTGCCTCAACGGCCTTTTCATTATCGGCTGAAATCCGGCGGGAAGGGATCGCGCTTGTCCAGTCGCTTGGAACCCGCAGCCTTAAAGCCCAACTGCGTCAGGCATCTTCGGTGGGAGCCCGGTATGCGCTCATCATCGGTGAATCGGAGATAGAAAGCCGTACCGTTGTTCTCAGGGATATGACTACTTCAGAGCAGCGTTCGCTGCCGCTGGTTAATTTAGCGGCGGCGCTTAAAGATTTGTAA
- a CDS encoding branched-bchain amino acid aminotransferase, producing MPSYCYFKGEIIPLENAKISVMTHALHYGTGLFEGIRGNWNAEHEQVYIFRLKEHMERMKNGCKVLKLDIPHTAEELGRITVEVTKKSGFKEDTYIRPLAYKSSEVLGVRLHDLKSDFLVFAIPWGRYLDTDTCRLAVSSWRRPDDNVFPPSVKATGLYINNALTKTEAIENGFDEGIMLAPDGHVAEGSGENIFLIENGKLVTPATYSSILNGITRDTVITLAKNELGLEVEERLVDRYELYTADECFLTGTAAHLTPVCEIDRRKLGNGGVGPITAKLKDLYFETIKGNLPKYDKWCTPVF from the coding sequence ATGCCGTCATATTGCTACTTCAAGGGTGAAATCATCCCGCTTGAGAATGCCAAGATCAGCGTAATGACCCACGCCCTGCACTACGGCACAGGGCTATTTGAGGGAATCCGCGGCAACTGGAACGCGGAGCATGAGCAGGTGTATATCTTCCGGCTGAAAGAGCACATGGAACGGATGAAGAACGGCTGCAAAGTGCTAAAGCTGGATATTCCCCATACCGCTGAGGAACTGGGGCGTATCACCGTGGAGGTTACAAAAAAGAGCGGCTTTAAAGAAGATACCTATATCCGCCCGCTGGCCTATAAATCAAGTGAAGTCCTGGGAGTGCGCCTGCATGACCTGAAGAGTGATTTTCTGGTCTTTGCCATACCGTGGGGGCGCTACCTGGATACCGACACCTGCCGCCTGGCGGTATCCAGCTGGAGACGCCCGGACGACAACGTCTTCCCGCCCAGCGTCAAAGCGACAGGACTCTATATCAATAACGCCCTGACCAAGACCGAAGCTATTGAGAACGGTTTTGACGAGGGCATCATGCTGGCACCTGACGGCCATGTGGCCGAGGGTTCCGGCGAGAATATCTTCCTGATTGAAAACGGCAAACTGGTGACGCCAGCGACCTATTCCAGCATTTTGAACGGCATCACCCGCGATACGGTGATCACCCTGGCCAAGAACGAACTGGGGCTTGAAGTTGAAGAGAGGCTGGTTGACCGGTATGAACTTTATACCGCTGACGAGTGCTTCCTGACCGGTACGGCGGCGCACCTGACCCCGGTGTGCGAGATTGACAGGCGCAAGCTGGGCAACGGCGGGGTGGGGCCGATCACCGCCAAGCTCAAAGACCTTTATTTTGAGACCATCAAGGGCAATCTGCCGAAGTACGATAAGTGGTGCACGCCGGTTTTTTAA
- a CDS encoding DNA gyrase subunit A, with the protein MVIGKIRPINIEVEMKNSYLDYAMSVIVSRALPDVRDGLKPVHRRILYSMNELGMHYNTPYKKSARIVGDVLGKYHPHGDSSIYDAMVRMAQSFSLRYMLVDGQGNFGSVDADPPAAMRYTEARLTRLASELLVDLDKDTVDFMPNFDASLKEPTVLPSRVPTLLMNGSSGIAVGMATNIPPHNLSELCDAIALLIDNPECTLDDLMHFVKGPDFPTAGIILGRDGIRSAFATGHGKVVIRARAHIAEANETSGKRQIIITELPYQVNKAELVKRIATLSRERKVTGIAEVRDESDRQGMRVVLDLKRDGEPQQILNNLYKHTNLQTSFFINMLALVDNRPVVLNLKEALGHYIAFRQEVISRRSRFELKAAKDRAHILEGLKIALDNLDAIINLIRRAENAEAARRELMSRFALSQLQAQAILDLQLRRLASLERQKILDEYAEILKLISYLEDLLANPRKILLLVKSDIAEIKAKYGDARRTEIQAQGVIEFREEDLIPHQSMVVTLTERGFIKRVPTEVYRLQHRAGRGKSIIKTREEDAVRFMMVADTHDSVLLFTNRGKIFSIRCHEIPCDLLRTAKGIAIINLVPLAENEKITAMLALSEFKDDISLIMATASGEVKRTLVTDFAAVRSSGLIAMDLPKSDELIGAVLSKDEDNIILITHSGQSIHFPVADLRTSQRASGGVRGVTLEMDDAVVGLDVMRENNFVLVVTEHGYGKLTPVEEYPLQHRAGSGVLTFKVVDKTGKVVAGRVVDREHQVMIATAEGVVIRTPVGTEDEEKGIIVMGRSTQGVIVIRPDENDRVVTFATMIE; encoded by the coding sequence ATGGTCATAGGTAAAATTCGCCCGATAAATATTGAGGTGGAGATGAAAAACTCCTACCTTGATTACGCTATGAGCGTTATTGTTTCCCGCGCCCTGCCCGATGTTCGGGACGGCCTGAAACCGGTGCACCGCCGCATCCTTTATTCCATGAATGAACTGGGGATGCATTACAATACGCCGTACAAGAAAAGCGCCCGCATCGTCGGCGATGTGCTCGGTAAATATCATCCCCACGGCGACAGTTCTATCTACGACGCCATGGTGCGTATGGCCCAGAGCTTTTCCTTGCGTTATATGCTGGTGGACGGGCAGGGCAACTTCGGTTCGGTTGACGCCGATCCCCCCGCCGCCATGCGTTACACAGAAGCGCGGCTGACGCGCCTGGCTAGTGAACTCCTGGTAGACCTGGACAAGGATACCGTGGATTTCATGCCCAATTTTGATGCTTCGCTCAAAGAGCCGACAGTGCTGCCGTCCCGGGTGCCCACCCTGCTGATGAACGGTTCCTCCGGTATCGCCGTGGGTATGGCCACCAATATCCCGCCCCACAATCTTTCAGAATTATGTGATGCTATTGCTCTGCTGATAGATAACCCGGAATGCACCCTGGATGACCTGATGCATTTCGTCAAAGGTCCGGATTTCCCCACCGCCGGTATTATCCTCGGCCGTGACGGTATCCGCAGCGCCTTCGCCACCGGCCACGGTAAAGTGGTTATCCGCGCCCGCGCCCATATCGCCGAAGCCAATGAGACCAGCGGCAAGCGCCAGATCATCATCACTGAACTTCCCTACCAGGTGAACAAGGCAGAGCTGGTCAAGCGTATCGCCACCCTGTCACGTGAACGCAAGGTCACCGGTATCGCCGAGGTGCGTGATGAATCTGACCGCCAGGGCATGCGGGTCGTTCTTGACCTCAAGCGTGACGGCGAACCGCAGCAGATACTGAACAACCTTTACAAACACACCAATCTGCAGACCAGTTTCTTCATCAACATGCTGGCGCTGGTGGACAACAGACCGGTGGTGCTTAACCTCAAAGAGGCTCTCGGTCATTACATCGCTTTCCGCCAGGAAGTTATCAGCCGCCGCTCCCGTTTTGAGCTTAAAGCTGCCAAAGACCGGGCTCATATCCTGGAAGGTCTCAAGATCGCCCTGGATAATCTGGATGCCATCATTAACCTCATCCGCCGCGCCGAAAACGCCGAGGCCGCCCGCCGTGAACTGATGAGCCGCTTCGCCCTGTCGCAACTCCAGGCGCAAGCCATCCTGGACCTGCAGCTCCGCCGTCTGGCCAGTCTGGAGCGCCAGAAGATACTGGATGAATACGCCGAGATTTTGAAACTGATCTCCTACCTTGAAGATCTATTGGCCAATCCGCGCAAAATACTGCTGCTGGTCAAGAGCGATATCGCAGAAATCAAAGCCAAATACGGTGATGCCCGCCGCACTGAGATACAGGCTCAGGGCGTCATTGAGTTCCGTGAGGAAGACCTCATTCCGCATCAGAGTATGGTAGTGACCTTAACTGAACGCGGCTTCATCAAGCGGGTGCCCACTGAGGTTTACCGCCTGCAGCACCGCGCCGGACGCGGCAAGAGCATCATTAAAACCCGTGAGGAAGACGCGGTGCGCTTCATGATGGTGGCCGACACCCATGACAGCGTGCTGCTGTTCACCAATCGCGGCAAGATATTCTCTATCCGCTGTCATGAGATTCCGTGTGATCTGCTACGTACCGCCAAGGGCATCGCCATTATCAATCTGGTGCCGCTGGCGGAGAATGAAAAGATCACCGCCATGCTGGCGCTTTCAGAGTTCAAAGATGATATTTCACTCATCATGGCCACTGCCAGCGGTGAGGTCAAACGCACCCTGGTGACTGATTTCGCCGCGGTGCGCTCCAGCGGCCTGATCGCCATGGACCTGCCCAAAAGTGATGAACTCATCGGCGCAGTACTTTCTAAAGACGAGGATAATATCATCCTCATCACCCATAGCGGCCAATCCATTCATTTCCCGGTGGCAGACCTGCGGACTTCACAGCGCGCCTCCGGCGGCGTCCGCGGTGTCACCCTGGAGATGGATGACGCCGTCGTCGGCCTGGACGTTATGCGGGAGAACAACTTTGTACTGGTGGTTACCGAGCACGGTTACGGCAAGCTGACCCCGGTGGAGGAATATCCCCTTCAGCACCGCGCCGGCTCCGGCGTTCTAACCTTCAAAGTGGTGGATAAAACCGGCAAGGTAGTGGCCGGACGTGTTGTTGACCGGGAGCACCAGGTGATGATCGCCACCGCTGAAGGCGTGGTCATCCGCACTCCCGTCGGCACTGAGGATGAAGAAAAAGGCATCATCGTTATGGGCCGCAGCACCCAGGGGGTTATCGTCATCCGTCCTGATGAAAATGACCGGGTTGTCACCTTCGCTACTATGATTGAATAA
- the pstB gene encoding phosphate transport protein PstB (phosphate transport ATP-binding protein), with amino-acid sequence MINTETMTNTQDTIQEVRSPGGLQIRELEVSYGKNKVIRGIDLEFHPGKITAIIGPSGCGKTTMLRTLNRMSELTPGCKVKGQILLDGEDVLRMDPILLRRRVGMVFQRPNPFPKSIKENLLYGIKAQKKKVDNNATIKSCLEKAALWDELHNRLNDNAWALSLGQQQRLCIARTMAISPEVILLDEPASSLDPISTGALEESIMAMRGEYTLVIITHNMNEAKKISDYTAFLYNGQLHEYGETEQIFNNPKQPVTKQYIAGKLY; translated from the coding sequence ATGATCAATACTGAGACCATGACAAATACCCAGGATACCATACAAGAGGTTCGATCTCCTGGTGGATTGCAAATTCGAGAACTTGAAGTCTCGTACGGCAAAAACAAAGTGATTAGGGGAATCGATCTGGAGTTTCATCCAGGCAAGATCACCGCAATCATTGGCCCTTCCGGTTGTGGAAAAACCACCATGCTGCGCACTTTAAACCGCATGAGTGAATTAACCCCAGGCTGTAAAGTCAAAGGGCAAATATTGCTCGACGGTGAAGATGTTTTGCGGATGGACCCCATCTTACTGCGTCGTCGAGTAGGTATGGTTTTTCAAAGACCAAACCCTTTCCCCAAATCGATTAAGGAAAATCTGCTTTATGGCATCAAGGCCCAAAAGAAGAAAGTCGACAATAATGCCACCATCAAGTCGTGCCTCGAGAAAGCGGCCTTGTGGGATGAATTGCACAACCGGTTGAATGATAATGCATGGGCATTGTCACTCGGCCAGCAGCAGCGTCTTTGTATTGCAAGGACCATGGCGATTTCACCAGAGGTTATTCTTTTAGACGAACCGGCGTCGTCGCTCGATCCAATCTCTACGGGGGCGCTTGAGGAAAGCATCATGGCTATGAGGGGCGAATACACCCTCGTCATCATCACTCATAACATGAACGAGGCTAAAAAGATCTCGGACTATACGGCTTTTCTTTATAACGGGCAATTGCATGAGTACGGGGAAACCGAACAAATCTTCAATAACCCAAAACAACCGGTAACGAAACAGTATATCGCAGGAAAACTATATTGA
- the pstA gene encoding phosphate transport system permease PstA yields the protein MTTSIAIAKTSLEEKRGIDLLGGTTVGSLLLAAGSAVVGVLILGINSLEYLARPLLIANATILGVMFSLAWRKKLTKFSPLLLIILMTILAAILLTLMPEYVQGLNIHGIMHRSLAAGLFLLGAGVSGACYSLYYMFRGTPRGFDLSRYPIIIFFAVAAFMAYGIIFFDIIRNGAIDFNVPFFTNHFSDQFAIVEQWQDGWPVFTNQHLIQVGILNHIMGTLMLMSLTSVIAIPIGVSVGIFVHEYGRSKLGGVINFSTTALRSISGVILAVTAVSLLQIPAQDSFWFKVFHGYGYDINGVLQVGRSSFLFASVFISLLVIPIIAKATMEGLNSLPKDIREGSLALGATKEHTLFHVQLPWTLPNIITGVVLGCAEAAGALTIIFLMSGTGQYGVNPMNETTSLAYLVFDMKYGRTLGDTISNLMGNDKYLAALALLIMTLVLTTTALIMKRQLSKRYKGG from the coding sequence AATTCGCTCGAATATTTGGCCAGGCCGCTTCTAATAGCTAATGCCACCATTTTGGGCGTAATGTTTAGCTTGGCGTGGCGGAAAAAACTGACCAAATTCAGCCCACTTCTGCTGATCATTTTGATGACGATTCTGGCAGCTATCCTATTAACTTTGATGCCTGAATACGTTCAAGGCTTAAACATCCATGGCATCATGCACCGCTCGCTGGCAGCGGGGCTATTCCTACTGGGGGCGGGAGTGTCGGGTGCATGCTACTCGTTGTATTACATGTTCCGAGGGACGCCGAGGGGTTTTGACCTGTCGAGATATCCAATCATTATCTTTTTCGCAGTGGCGGCGTTTATGGCTTACGGCATTATTTTTTTTGACATTATTCGCAATGGCGCTATCGATTTCAATGTACCTTTTTTCACAAATCATTTTTCCGACCAATTTGCCATCGTAGAACAATGGCAAGACGGTTGGCCGGTGTTTACCAACCAACACCTGATACAGGTAGGTATCCTGAATCACATCATGGGCACACTGATGCTGATGAGCTTGACCTCGGTTATTGCAATCCCGATAGGGGTCAGCGTCGGTATTTTTGTGCATGAATATGGGAGATCCAAGCTGGGTGGAGTGATCAATTTTTCGACGACAGCGTTGCGTTCGATCTCAGGTGTCATCTTGGCAGTCACAGCGGTCAGTTTACTGCAAATCCCGGCCCAAGATAGTTTCTGGTTCAAGGTTTTTCATGGATACGGTTACGATATCAACGGGGTGTTGCAAGTTGGCAGGAGTTCATTCCTGTTCGCCTCGGTCTTTATTTCGCTGTTGGTGATTCCAATCATCGCCAAGGCTACAATGGAGGGCTTGAACTCTTTGCCTAAAGACATTCGCGAAGGCTCCCTAGCATTGGGTGCGACTAAGGAACATACCCTTTTTCACGTTCAACTGCCTTGGACACTGCCAAATATCATTACCGGTGTGGTACTCGGTTGTGCGGAAGCAGCGGGCGCCTTGACAATTATCTTCTTGATGTCAGGTACCGGACAATATGGTGTAAACCCAATGAACGAGACTACTTCTCTGGCGTATCTCGTGTTCGATATGAAATACGGGCGGACGCTAGGAGATACGATTTCAAACTTAATGGGTAACGATAAATACCTAGCAGCATTGGCACTCCTTATCATGACCCTGGTACTAACAACGACCGCCCTCATAATGAAACGACAACTATCGAAGAGGTATAAAGGCGGATGA